Proteins from a single region of Punica granatum isolate Tunisia-2019 chromosome 8, ASM765513v2, whole genome shotgun sequence:
- the LOC116188394 gene encoding 14 kDa proline-rich protein DC2.15-like — protein sequence MASSSSRALLLLALLLLATVSTNACSTCKPPKPKPCPSPQPSCPRDTLKLGVCADILGLVNIVVGTPPTTPCCTLLKGLADLEAALCLCTAIKANVLGINLNVPVALSLLLSACQKTVPPGFQCA from the coding sequence ATGGCTTCCTCCTCTTCCCGggccctcctcctcctcgccctcctcctcctcgcaACAGTATCCACCAATGCCTGCTCCACCTGCAAGCCCCCAAAGCCGAAGCCCTGCCCCTCCCCCCAGCCCTCCTGCCCTAGGGACACCCTCAAGCTCGGGGTCTGCGCCGACATCCTTGGCCTGGTCAACATCGTTGTCGGGACACCACCCACCACCCCTTGCTGCACCCTCCTCAAAGGTCTGGCCGACCTCGAGGCCGCCCTCTGCCTATGCACAGCCATCAAGGCCAATGTGCTAGGGATCAACCTCAACGTGCCGGTCGCCCTCTCCTTGTTGCTCAGCGCTTGCCAGAAGACTGTTCCTCCCGGCTTCCAGTGTGCATGA
- the LOC116188392 gene encoding adenine phosphoribosyltransferase 5-like, with the protein MFAAENGLKGDPRLEAISRAIRVVPHFPKPGIMFQDITTLLLDHKAFKDTVEIFVDRYRDMDISVVAGVEARGFMFGPSIALAIGAKFVPLRKPRKLPGEVFSEEYVLEYGTDCLQMHVGAVQAGERAIVIDDLVATGGTLSAAIKLLERAGAEVVECGCVIGLPEVKGQRRLDGKPLYILVEPRDIDDCC; encoded by the exons ATGTTTGCAGCGGAGAATGGGCTAAAAGGGGACCCGAGGCTCGAAGCCATCTCTCGGGCCATCCGGGTCGTCCCTCACTTCCCCAAACCAG GCATAATGTTCCAAGACATCACGACGCTGTTGCTGGACCACAAGGCGTTCAAGGACACGGTGGAGATCTTCGTGGATCGGTACCGGGACATGGACATCTCTGTTGTCGCCG ggGTTGAAGCAAGAGGGTTCATGTTTGGGCCATCGATTGCCTTAGCCATTGGTGCAAAGTTCGTTCCTTTGCGCAAGCCCAGGAAACTGCCAG GTGAAGTGTTCTCTGAAGAGTACGTGTTGGAATATGGAACGGATTGTCTACAAATGCATGTGGGTGCTGTTCAGGCTGGGGAACGTGCGATTGTGATCGATGATTTGGTAGCTACTGGTGGCACTTTGTCTGCAGCAATTAAACTTCTGG AACGTGCTGGTGCAGAGGTGGTTGAATGCGGTTGTGTCATCGGGTTGCCTGAGGTCAAG GGTCAGCGCAGGCTTGATGGAAAGCCACTTTACATTCTTGTGGAACCCCGGGACATCGATGACTGTTGTTGA
- the LOC116187165 gene encoding vesicle-associated membrane protein 711 — protein MAILYALVARGSVVLAEFSATATNASVIARQILEKLPGNHDSHVSYSQDRYIFHVKRTDGLTVLCMADDTAGRRIPFAFLEDIHQRFVRTYGRAVLSAQAYAMNDEFSRVLSQQMEYYSNDPNADRINRLKGEMSQVRNVMIENIDKVLERGDRLELLVDKTANMQGNTFRFRKQARRFRSTVWWRNVKLTVALIVILLVIVYIILAVVCHGITLPTCIK, from the exons ATGGCGATTCTTTATGCGCTGGTGGCGAGGGGATCGGTGGTGCTGGCGGAGTTCAGCGCGACGGCGACCAACGCCAGTGTTATCGCCCGGCAGATACTGGAGAAGCTGCCTGGCAACCACGACAGCCATGTCTCGTACTCTCAGGACCGCTACATCTTTCACGTCAAGCGCACCGATGGCCTTACCGTCCTCTGTATGGCCGACGATACCGCCGGCA GGAGAATTCCATTTGCCTTTCTCGAAGATATTCACCAGAGATTTGTCAGGACTTACGGCCGGGCAGTACTCTCAGCTCAGGCATATGCCATGAATGATGAATTTTCGAGGGTTCTCAGCCAACAGATGGAATACTACTCGAACGACCCAAATGCGGATAGAATAAATCGGCTAAAAGGTGAAATGAGTCAG GTGCGAAATGTCATGATAGAGAATATCGACAAAGTTCTAGAGAGAGGTGACCGCTTGGAGTTGCTTGTTGACAAAACTGCTAATATGCAAGGAAACACTTTTCGATTCCGAAAGCAGGCTCGCCGTTTCAGAAGCACTGTGTGGTGGAGAAATGTCAAACTAAC GGTTGCGTTGATCGTTATCCTATTAGTCATCGTCTATATAATACTGGCTGTTGTCTGCCATGGGATCACTCTACCTACCTGCATAAAGTGA
- the LOC116187163 gene encoding synaptotagmin-5-like: protein MGFISGVVVGVTVGIGLIFGFAYYSKIRSKRRSELAKTVAAFARMTVEDSRKILPGEFYPSWVVFTQRQKLTWLNTHLKKIWPYVDEAASELIRTTVEPILEQYRPAILQSLTFSKLTLGTVAPQFTGVSIVDSEKGAGVTMDLELQWDGNPKIELDIRTRVGVGLPVQVKNIGFTGVFRLMFRPLVDEFPCFGAVCYSLKEKKNLDFTLRVVGGDISAIPGVSDAIEETIRDAIEDTVTWPVRKIVPILPGDYSDLELKPVGVLEVKLVQAKDLANKDVIGKSDPFVELFIRPLRSRMKRSRTMNNQLNPIWNENFEFVVEDVSSQHLTIRVFDDEGVQASELIGCAQFPLISLEPGKVKDVWLKLVKDLEVQRDNKNRGEVQLELLYCPNGMESNIKNLFRNDLSLTSLEKVLQSEGDGADVKKKDVIIRGVLSVTVISAEDLPATDIMGKSDPYVVLKMKKSDAKYKTRVLNDVLNPVWNQTFDIVVEDALHDMLILEVYDHDTFGKEKIGRVIMTLTRVILEGDIQDTFPLDNAKSGKLNLHLKWTGQPVYRDP from the exons ATGGGATTTATCTCGGGCGTCGTGGTTGGAGTAACAGTTGGGATCGGGTTGATCTTCGGCTTCGCTTACTACTCGAAAATCCGATCCAAGCGACGCTCCGAACTG GCGAAGACGGTGGCAGCATTTGCGAGGATGACTGTGGAAGATTCGAGAAAGATACTTCCAGGCGAGTTTTACCCTTCTTGGGTTGTCTTCACTCAGAGACAGAAG TTAACTTGGCTGAATACCCACTTGAAGAAGATATGGCCTTACGTTGATGAA GCAGCATCAGAGCTGATAAGGACTACTGTGGAGCCAATTCTTGAACAATACAGGCCGGCCATCTTGCAATCTCTCACCTTCTCGAAGCTCACTCTTGGCACTGTTGCTCCCCAGTTCACAG GAGTTTCCATTGTAGATAGTGAAAAAGGTGCGGGCGTCACCATGGATTTGGAATTGCAGTGGGACGGGAACCCGAAAATCGAGCTCGACATTCGAACACGAGTTGGAGTTGGATTGCCTGTTCAG GTGAAAAACATCGGGTTCACCGGGGTTTTCAGGTTGATGTTCAGACCACTTGTAGATGAATTTCCTTGCTTTGGAGCTGTATGCTATTCCTTGAAAGAAAAG AAAAATCTGGATTTTACGCTTAGGGTCGTAGGTGGTGACATATCAGCAATCCCTGGGGTTTCCGATGCTATTGAG GAAACAATAAGAGATGCTATTGAAGATACAGTGACGTGGCCCGTCCGGAAGATTGTACCCATATTGCCTGGAGATTACAG TGATTTGGAGCTGAAGCCAGTCGGAGTATTAGAGGTGAAGCTTGTGCAAGCCAAAGACTTGGCAAACAAAGATGTCATTGGAAAGTCTGACCCTTTCGTCGAATTATTTATACGTCCACTGCGCAGCAGAATGAAAAGGAGCAGAACAATG AACAATCAGCTGAACCCAATATGGAATGAAAATTTCGAGTTCGTGGTTGAAGATGTGTCCTCGCAGCACTTGACTATACGAGTCTTTGATGATGAAGGGGTTCAGGCCTCTGAACTCATCGGGTGTGCGCAGTTTCCTTTGATTTCCCTTGAGCCTGGTAAAGTGAAGGATGTCTGGTTGAAGCTGGTCAAGGATTTGGAGGTTCAGAGAGACAACAAGAACAGGGGCGAG GTGCAACTGGAGCTCTTGTATTGTCCTAATGGAATGGAGAGCAACATCAAGAATCTTTTCAGGAACGACTTATCTCTGACCTCCCTCGAGAAGGTCCTTCAAAGTGAAGGCGATGGAGCAGATGTTAAAAAGAAGGATGTTATCATCAGGGGAGTTCTCTCTGTCACTGTAATATCAGCAGAAGACTTGCCCGCTACCGACATAATGGGAAAATCAGACCCTTATGTCGTGctgaagatgaagaaatcaGACGCAAAGTACAAGACTCGG GTCTTAAATGATGTTCTGAATCCTGTCTGGAATCAGACCTTTGATATAGTTGTGGAGGATGCGCTTCATGACATGCTCATTCTAGAAGTATATGATCATGACACTTTCGGAAAG GAAAAGATTGGGAGAGTTATCATGACACTAACGAGGGTCATATTAGAAGGAGATATACAGGACACCTTCCCCCTAGACAATGCAAAATCGGGTAAGCTGAACTTGCATCTCAAGTGGACCGGGCAGCCAGTATACCGCGATCCTTGA